In Deinococcus puniceus, one genomic interval encodes:
- the aroB gene encoding 3-dehydroquinate synthase: protein MQPTETLHLRQVEVGGNVPYTVEVGPGVLSRARVEARQIALIHDEAVPQVWIDRLSAALSPALLLTIPVPQGEACKTLEVLAGVLSKLAAANLPRDGAVVGLGGGAATDLAGFAAASYLRGVAFYTAPTTLLGMVDAAVGGKTGVNLPEGKNLVGAFHPPRAVWCDTDTLTTLPPAVFREGAAEAYKHGLISDPSLIDRVLAPDFVPGSATFTDTLADAIAVKAGVVTRDLLEAGERAYLNFGHTLAHALEAVTQHAVPHGDAVGYGMHYAALLSKAQGGEDLTEYTRAFLRWQQPAPLPTLTYDDVQPYMARDKKADAEGVRFVLLHALARPYLTRVPDAVLREQFGVWQVEIWGGGWLGAVDYTP, encoded by the coding sequence GTGCAGCCGACTGAGACTCTTCATCTCCGGCAGGTTGAAGTGGGCGGAAACGTTCCTTACACCGTTGAAGTCGGCCCCGGCGTGCTGTCGCGTGCCCGTGTGGAGGCCCGTCAAATCGCCCTGATTCACGACGAAGCCGTGCCTCAAGTCTGGATAGATCGGCTCTCGGCGGCGCTCTCGCCTGCCTTGCTGCTGACCATTCCTGTGCCGCAAGGCGAGGCCTGCAAAACGTTGGAGGTCTTGGCGGGCGTGTTGTCCAAACTGGCGGCGGCCAACTTGCCCCGCGACGGCGCGGTGGTGGGCTTGGGCGGCGGCGCGGCAACCGATTTGGCAGGCTTCGCGGCGGCCAGCTACTTGCGCGGCGTGGCGTTTTATACGGCCCCCACCACGTTGCTGGGCATGGTCGACGCGGCGGTGGGTGGCAAAACGGGTGTGAATCTGCCCGAAGGCAAAAACTTGGTGGGCGCATTTCATCCTCCCCGCGCCGTGTGGTGCGACACCGACACCCTGACCACCCTGCCGCCCGCCGTGTTCCGAGAAGGAGCCGCTGAAGCCTACAAACACGGCCTGATCTCTGATCCCAGCCTGATAGACCGAGTGTTAGCGCCCGATTTTGTGCCGGGGTCAGCCACGTTTACCGACACCTTGGCCGACGCTATTGCTGTGAAAGCAGGCGTGGTGACCCGCGATCTGCTAGAGGCAGGCGAACGGGCCTACCTGAACTTCGGGCATACGCTGGCGCACGCGCTGGAAGCCGTGACCCAGCACGCCGTGCCACACGGAGACGCGGTGGGCTACGGGATGCACTATGCGGCGCTGCTGTCGAAGGCACAGGGCGGCGAAGATTTGACGGAATACACCCGCGCTTTTTTGCGGTGGCAACAGCCCGCGCCCCTTCCGACTCTCACGTATGACGATGTGCAGCCGTACATGGCCCGCGACAAAAAAGCCGACGCGGAAGGCGTGCGCTTCGTGCTGCTCCACGCGCTGGCCCGCCCGTACCTGACCCGCGTGCCGGACGCCGTGCTGCGCGAGCAATTTGGGGTGTGGCAAGTGGAGATTTGGGGGGGAGGCTGGCTCGGAGCCGTGGACTATACGCCCTGA
- a CDS encoding shikimate kinase, translating to MTVPPDSMSPQVGPPLFGPPQLGPPMFGMPEYGSPDSESSQADQHEAEANAGASRPAPNFSMGLIERPVSWVALAGFMGTGKSRVGWELSRALALHFVDTDKLITRVVGKTIPEVFEQEGEAYFRACEQEVVRRVSRLDHAVVSLGGGTFIHEENRRTLLERGPVVVLWATPETVYQRTKHSDRPLLATADPLSRIRSLMTEREPSYRQGTIHVHSDGRPSEEIVEEVIERLWDWADVNAAWGEDSDGGEGERAAD from the coding sequence ATGACCGTCCCGCCCGATTCCATGTCGCCTCAAGTTGGGCCACCCCTGTTTGGGCCGCCTCAGCTTGGGCCGCCCATGTTCGGGATGCCTGAATATGGGTCACCCGATTCGGAATCAAGCCAAGCAGATCAACATGAGGCGGAGGCGAATGCGGGGGCCTCCCGGCCTGCTCCCAATTTCAGCATGGGCCTGATCGAGCGCCCGGTGAGCTGGGTGGCGCTGGCGGGCTTTATGGGCACCGGCAAAAGCCGCGTGGGCTGGGAACTGAGCCGCGCCCTCGCGCTGCACTTCGTAGACACCGACAAGCTGATTACGCGGGTGGTGGGCAAAACCATTCCCGAAGTGTTCGAGCAGGAAGGGGAAGCCTATTTCCGCGCCTGTGAGCAGGAAGTGGTGCGGCGCGTGTCCCGGCTGGATCACGCGGTGGTGAGCCTAGGGGGGGGCACCTTTATTCACGAGGAAAACCGCCGCACCCTGCTGGAACGCGGCCCGGTGGTGGTGTTGTGGGCCACCCCCGAAACCGTGTACCAGCGCACCAAACACAGTGACCGCCCCCTGCTGGCGACTGCCGATCCGTTGTCACGCATTCGCAGCCTGATGACCGAGCGCGAGCCGTCCTACCGTCAGGGCACTATTCACGTGCACAGCGACGGGCGGCCTTCCGAGGAAATCGTGGAAGAAGTGATCGAGCGATTGTGGGACTGGGCCGACGTGAACGCCGCGTGGGGCGAGGACAGCGACGGTGGAGAGGGGGAACGTGCAGCCGACTGA
- the rplM gene encoding 50S ribosomal protein L13 encodes MKTYTPKNDEQNWIVVDATGIPLGRLATLIASRIRGKHRPDFTPNMIQGDYVVVLNASLVALTGNKMDGKVYTRYSGYQGGLKTETAREAIAKHPERVIEHAVFGMLPKGRQGRQMHGHLKVYPGSAHPHAAQKPQKLEVR; translated from the coding sequence GTGAAAACCTACACCCCCAAAAACGACGAGCAAAACTGGATCGTAGTCGACGCCACGGGCATTCCCTTGGGTCGCCTCGCCACCTTGATTGCCAGCCGCATTCGTGGCAAGCACCGCCCCGACTTCACGCCCAACATGATTCAGGGCGACTACGTCGTTGTCCTGAACGCCTCGTTGGTGGCCCTCACCGGCAACAAGATGGACGGCAAGGTCTACACCCGTTACTCCGGCTACCAAGGTGGCCTGAAGACCGAAACCGCCCGTGAAGCCATCGCCAAGCACCCTGAGCGCGTCATCGAGCACGCCGTGTTCGGCATGTTGCCCAAGGGCCGTCAGGGCCGCCAGATGCACGGACACCTGAAGGTGTACCCCGGTTCCGCCCACCCCCACGCCGCGCAAAAGCCCCAGAAGCTTGAGGTCAGATAA
- the rpsI gene encoding 30S ribosomal protein S9 — MAIQQVEQFYGTGRRKTAVARVFLRPGEGKIIVNGKEFQTYFRGLLRAVHALQAFRETGTAGRYDAVITVAGGGPTGQADAIKLGIARALLKVNPDFRAMMKPKGLLTRDPREVERKKYGLKKARRAPQFSKR; from the coding sequence ATGGCGATTCAACAAGTTGAGCAGTTTTATGGCACGGGCCGCCGCAAGACCGCCGTTGCCCGCGTGTTCCTCCGCCCCGGCGAAGGCAAAATCATCGTCAACGGCAAAGAGTTTCAGACCTACTTCCGTGGTCTGCTGCGTGCCGTTCACGCCCTGCAAGCCTTCCGCGAAACCGGAACTGCTGGCCGCTACGACGCCGTCATTACGGTGGCAGGCGGTGGCCCTACCGGTCAGGCCGACGCCATCAAGCTCGGCATTGCCCGCGCCCTACTGAAGGTCAACCCTGACTTCCGCGCGATGATGAAACCCAAAGGCCTCCTGACCCGCGATCCCCGCGAAGTCGAGCGCAAGAAGTACGGCCTCAAGAAGGCCCGCCGCGCTCCTCAGTTCAGCAAGCGCTGA
- the aroQ gene encoding type II 3-dehydroquinate dehydratase, whose amino-acid sequence MLLIINGPNLNRLGLREPGVYGLQTIEDLERQCETWGAELGEPVTCRQSNFEGQILEWVHEAQEQGFGGIVINPGALTHYSYALRDAIASQPLPVVEVHISNVDAREEFRHTSVTAAVCRGKISGLGFVGYRLAMEYLTELEG is encoded by the coding sequence TTGCTGCTGATCATCAACGGCCCCAACCTGAACCGCCTCGGCCTGCGTGAACCGGGCGTGTACGGCCTGCAAACCATAGAAGACCTAGAGCGGCAATGCGAAACGTGGGGCGCGGAGTTGGGCGAACCCGTGACGTGCCGTCAGAGCAACTTTGAGGGCCAGATTCTGGAATGGGTGCACGAGGCGCAGGAACAGGGATTTGGCGGCATCGTCATTAATCCGGGGGCGCTGACGCACTACAGCTACGCCCTGCGCGACGCGATTGCCAGCCAACCGCTGCCTGTGGTGGAAGTGCATATCAGCAACGTGGACGCCCGCGAGGAATTCCGGCACACCTCCGTGACTGCCGCTGTCTGCCGGGGCAAAATCAGCGGCTTAGGCTTCGTGGGCTACCGCCTAGCGATGGAGTATCTGACGGAATTGGAAGGCTAG
- a CDS encoding NfeD family protein encodes MMDWLPTLERVQPWHWWVLGSILLILEVAAPGVFFVWLALSAFSVGLIVFVLPMPVVLQLLLFGGFSLAAVLLGRRYVGRLPVGGEEGDNLNLGAHRFTGRTVTVTTAIENGIGRVRVGDSDWRATGPDAPAGSRVRVVGADGSTVQVVPEALLEGVK; translated from the coding sequence ATGATGGACTGGCTGCCCACGCTGGAGCGGGTGCAACCTTGGCACTGGTGGGTGCTGGGGTCTATCCTCCTGATTCTGGAAGTCGCGGCCCCCGGCGTGTTTTTCGTGTGGCTGGCGCTCTCGGCCTTTAGCGTCGGACTCATCGTGTTCGTGCTTCCTATGCCGGTGGTGCTGCAACTGCTGCTGTTCGGGGGATTTAGCTTGGCCGCTGTGCTGCTGGGCAGGCGCTACGTGGGCCGCTTGCCTGTGGGCGGCGAGGAGGGCGACAACCTGAATTTGGGCGCACACCGCTTTACGGGCCGCACCGTGACCGTGACCACTGCCATAGAAAACGGCATAGGCCGCGTGCGCGTGGGCGACAGCGATTGGCGGGCCACTGGGCCGGACGCCCCCGCCGGAAGCCGCGTGCGGGTGGTGGGCGCAGACGGCAGCACCGTGCAAGTCGTGCCGGAAGCCCTACTGGAAGGCGTGAAGTAA
- a CDS encoding SPFH domain-containing protein, with product MGFTIFVVVLLLLVFVTLLSGIKSVPQGYEWTQERFGKFQRALKPGLNIIIPYIDRIGRRVNMMEQVMDVPSQEIITKDNALVTVDGVVFYQVLDSAKASYEVRNLEQATLNLTMTNIRTVMGSMDLDELLSNRDQINARLLMVVDEATEPWGVKVTRIEVKDIKPPADLVASMARQMKAEREKRANILDAEGFRQAAILKAEGEKQAEILNAEGRRQAAFLEAEARERQAQAEAEATRVVSDAIAGGSVQAVNYFIAQRYVDALKEIAIAPNQKTLILPIEATAVLGSLQGIAEIAKEAFGGAGKGRG from the coding sequence ATGGGATTTACAATTTTTGTGGTGGTGTTGCTTTTACTCGTGTTCGTCACCCTATTGTCGGGCATCAAGAGCGTGCCGCAAGGCTACGAATGGACTCAGGAACGCTTCGGCAAGTTCCAGCGTGCCCTCAAACCGGGGCTGAACATCATCATTCCGTATATTGACCGCATAGGCCGCCGCGTGAACATGATGGAACAGGTCATGGACGTTCCTAGTCAGGAGATCATTACCAAAGACAACGCGCTGGTCACGGTAGACGGCGTGGTGTTCTATCAAGTACTGGACTCCGCCAAAGCAAGCTATGAGGTTCGCAATCTAGAGCAGGCCACCCTGAACCTCACCATGACCAACATTCGGACTGTGATGGGCAGCATGGACTTAGATGAACTCTTGTCTAACCGAGATCAGATCAATGCCCGCTTGCTGATGGTTGTCGATGAGGCCACTGAGCCGTGGGGAGTGAAAGTCACACGAATCGAGGTCAAAGACATTAAACCGCCTGCCGATTTGGTAGCAAGCATGGCCCGCCAGATGAAGGCCGAGCGCGAAAAGCGGGCCAATATTCTGGACGCCGAGGGCTTCCGGCAGGCCGCCATCCTGAAGGCCGAGGGTGAAAAGCAGGCCGAGATTCTGAACGCCGAGGGCCGCCGCCAAGCCGCCTTTTTGGAAGCCGAGGCCCGCGAGCGGCAGGCGCAGGCCGAGGCCGAGGCCACCCGCGTGGTCAGCGACGCCATCGCGGGCGGCAGCGTGCAGGCCGTCAACTACTTCATCGCCCAGCGCTACGTGGACGCCCTGAAGGAAATCGCCATTGCTCCCAACCAGAAGACCCTTATTCTGCCCATCGAAGCCACCGCCGTATTGGGGAGTTTGCAGGGCATCGCCGAGATTGCCAAGGAAGCCTTCGGCGGCGCGGGCAAGGGCCGAGGCTAG
- a CDS encoding ATP-binding cassette domain-containing protein, which yields MTAETAAGAQAEIHFRPLIDLRGVRVVASGRTLLDGVTLTLKRGEALRLAGPNGGGKTSLLRLLAGELAPAAGERLYHFKSQHLNGQTQRHAVHARRTLSVVGPDAEAFYLTREWEQTVQDVLLAGFEGDTLRLWEPTPEALARLAEVVALTELEPLLERDFRMLSHGQRRRVVLARALMPRPEALLLDEFTDGLSAGARYTLGRVLERVYASGVAVVLATHRPEEAPDLPWRTVRVDGGRVLHEDASAVLAPKTPISLPLPPGSGDLIRLRNVTVYRNGHAALGRLDWTWQAGQHWLVTGENGSGKSTLARLIAGELNAALGGTVERPYLQALGKRDLLSTRRRTIGLIGAEVGIRQRRDWTGADILASAWDGTEGFAPTPTPAQAEAVQHLAARLHLQDLLPRTADTLSQGQLRRLLLARAVLHAPKLLILDEGLDFLDTAHRERFLALLPELAEAGTHLMVIAHRESDAPGGMTHHLHLEGRLKV from the coding sequence ATGACGGCAGAGACGGCGGCGGGCGCACAAGCAGAAATACATTTCCGGCCCCTGATAGACCTGCGCGGCGTGCGCGTGGTGGCGAGCGGGCGCACTCTACTGGACGGCGTAACGCTGACGCTGAAGCGGGGCGAGGCGTTGCGACTGGCGGGGCCGAACGGGGGCGGGAAAACGTCGCTGCTGCGGCTGTTGGCGGGTGAATTGGCTCCGGCAGCGGGGGAACGGCTGTATCATTTTAAGAGCCAGCACCTGAATGGGCAGACCCAGCGCCACGCCGTCCATGCCCGCCGTACCTTGAGCGTGGTGGGGCCGGACGCCGAAGCCTTCTACCTGACCCGCGAGTGGGAACAGACCGTGCAGGACGTACTGCTGGCCGGATTTGAAGGAGACACGCTGCGGCTGTGGGAACCCACGCCGGAAGCGTTGGCAAGGCTGGCCGAAGTAGTGGCCCTGACCGAGTTAGAGCCGTTGCTAGAGCGAGATTTCCGGATGCTGAGTCATGGGCAGCGGCGGCGGGTGGTACTGGCCCGCGCCCTGATGCCCCGCCCCGAAGCCCTGCTGCTGGATGAATTCACGGACGGCCTGAGCGCGGGCGCACGCTATACGCTAGGGCGCGTGCTGGAGCGGGTCTATGCGTCGGGCGTGGCCGTCGTCCTCGCCACCCACCGCCCCGAAGAAGCCCCCGATTTGCCTTGGCGCACTGTCCGGGTTGATGGTGGACGGGTTTTGCATGAGGATGCATCCGCAGTTCTGGCCCCCAAAACACCCATTTCCCTGCCCCTTCCCCCCGGCAGCGGTGACCTGATCCGGCTGCGGAATGTGACCGTGTACCGCAACGGACACGCCGCGCTGGGGCGGCTGGACTGGACGTGGCAGGCGGGACAACACTGGCTGGTCACAGGCGAGAACGGCAGCGGCAAAAGCACGCTGGCACGGCTGATTGCGGGAGAGTTGAATGCGGCGTTGGGCGGAACGGTCGAACGCCCGTATTTGCAAGCTTTAGGCAAACGCGACCTCCTCAGCACACGCCGCCGCACTATCGGCCTGATTGGGGCAGAGGTGGGCATCCGCCAGCGCCGAGACTGGACAGGAGCCGACATCTTGGCGAGCGCGTGGGACGGCACCGAGGGCTTCGCACCCACACCGACGCCCGCGCAGGCCGAAGCTGTGCAACACCTCGCCGCCCGCCTGCACCTGCAAGACCTGTTGCCCCGCACCGCCGACACGCTTTCGCAGGGGCAGTTGCGCCGCCTGCTGCTGGCCCGCGCCGTGCTGCACGCGCCCAAGCTCTTGATTCTGGATGAAGGGCTGGATTTTTTGGATACGGCGCACCGAGAACGGTTTCTAGCACTGCTGCCCGAATTGGCTGAGGCTGGCACGCACCTGATGGTCATTGCCCACCGAGAGAGTGACGCGCCGGGGGGGATGACGCATCATTTGCATTTGGAAGGGCGTCTAAAGGTCTAG